A segment of the Babesia microti strain RI chromosome II, complete genome genome:
tacatttaattattatatataatgtatattCTACATTAGTTACCCATGTAATTGTGaaaatacaattacaatttgatattaCAATCCTTCAATAACAATAGATATACATTAGTTTTGAATGTTATTCGCGTTATACTGTGTCAGTATTTGACATTCTCCCAACCTTAGTGCGCAATATATCCAGTTTTTCCCTTAGCGAATTCATCCTCCCATCATGGGACGACGTTGTCTGGTAATCTACATTGGCTTGATGTGGCAAAGTATTGCTTAAGTTGAGTTGACTGAGTTCAACGTGTTGATAGCCAATCGTATCATAAGTAAATTCTGGTATGGTCAATTTGAGATTGCCATCCTTCCAACCGTTGAAGACATACGCGAATGCAATGAATGATAAAGAGTAGGCGAATAATATAACCGCATTGATATACATGGGCATCAACTTGGCCTGGATTGTTATGTTGATAAGGCCCGTTATCACATTGGCGTATATGAAAGTATGTAGAGGATTTTTGTTGAGCATTCGCATGGTTTCGGTGGTATCATATGGCTCGAAGTAAATGGTGAAGATGAGAGATAATAAAAGTGTGATGCATACAGTGGAAAGGAGAAATAGGTTGTAcattaaatttgccatGCATCTCCAGGTCTCAAAACCAACTGAACCAAGAATTATGTACAATAACATGGTGCCAACAGCAATGCCTAATAAAGTTTTAATCTTCGCATAGCCAAGATTGGGATCATCGTCGTTTGATTTTGATTCTGATGAGATAGTGGGCATTCTTGAAAATAACCTCATGAATCTGGACTTTTCTGGTTGATTCTGATTCGCTTTGCCCATAATATTAGTCTGTGTTTTCTGTTTCTCATCTATAGCTATTAGATAATATCCTAGTGTATGGCCAAACAGGTAGAGAGGCAATAAACCTGCAATATTTAGTAAGCATTCAAGATTCATGAGTAGGAATGTATTTCTTGGATTATTTGATAGTAATTTTCCCAATTCATACTTAAATATTACGATATCGTATAGGATGGAATAACATAATGCAATACCGAAAGATATTTTGTGGCTGGAAAAATGAACTATCGATTCGGCAATGAAGGAAACCGTTCCCATCacaatgaaaaaattgccCATTGCGCCATATTCTGTTATAGGCGTTCTGTAATCGATCGATTTGGTGACAATTAGACGGAAAATACCCATGCCAAACAGTATCAACGATTTCTTGAGCGACTCCCTAAACGTATTCAAATCTTTGGTCTTGGATTTGTAGTGAATTGATATGGGAGATACTATTGAAGCAATTAAGATGAATAATCCTTCCCCAGTGTCCATTAAAGACAGTCCTTCATGTTTGGACTTGAATAGTAGTGGTGAGAATGTTATGAAGTCAACTGCAGTAATTGATATGTACACAGAAATAAAAAGGGCGACTCGAATAATagtaataaattcaaaagTGCCTTTTGATGAAAGTAATTGTCTGGTGTATAACTCTTTGTCGGTAGGCCAATTAAAGTCATTTCTGTTCCTCTTGAAgtaaataaacaaaaagAGTAGCTGTGCTAATAGTACCAAGTATAGAAATTTCTTATAAAGAGCAATAGTTATGAAAGGGATTAACATGTACAAAATGGATTCAAACtccatatatatattcaatttatttgactTCTTCTTGAGAGTACATTTGTGGATAATCGATAACGCGACTGATAACTATGTGAGTATATTGTGCTTATAGTTAGAAAAAggatattaaattaaataattgcgaaaatttttatgatttttgtataaattttaaaaattatacatgtagaattgtgtatataatcAGTATATAAGATGAAAATCTAGAgaaatataacatttcGCTGCGGATTAAAGTTTTGGCATGCAACTTGAAAAATCGCCAGgttttaatgtataaaattggAGAAGTTGGATAAATATGTGAAGATCaacataaattttgaattaaaataataataaataatcaatgcCAAAGTACACATAAATGCATTACGAAACGATTAAAACATTGTTATTTTACAGACgtaaaaaaatgaaaatatatatgtaaaatgCATTTAAGAATATGCAagaatcattaaataatagattCACTTACTATAGCAACTATAGAAATCATAATAACGGAAATTTCATTGTATACTTGGTCTGGAGCTTGTGACTCTATGATACTTTCATACATATCCGGGGGGATCCTAAAAACACAGCCACGAAGTATATTTTGTACCTTGTtaaaatccaaatttgaagGTAGTGTCAGATCgtatgaaattttaatctTGCCATAGGATCGCTTGTTGGTAAGGCATTTGATGGACGTGGGTTTGAATACCGAACTTAATCCAGAAGTATTGATGGCAGAACTGTAATCCAACTTGCTAGATTGTTCATTTTTGtcattgataatttgaacCTTGTTAAGTTCCTCTATAAATTCATCTAGGTTGTTAAAGGGCGTATATATACCCCAAACGGATTTAGCGAGAGCGGAAAACTCTGTCAAATTGTTCTTTATATGCCAATCGATAATACAAGCAAGAGTTGCTCTAGTTTTCGGTCCAATGTATTCTGGTGCCAGCGGAAATAGCGGATTTATCGGACAAGCCGATGCTAGAGCTATCAGCAATTTGTGCCACATGATAGCACGATAAATACAATGGAAGTTGAATGATCGCTAGGGGGCGTGGTCATCAACCAGCATCCCGAActattcaaatttttcttAATTTTTGCAGTTAAAATGCCTCATTATGGTATTGTATTGATTAAATTAGATTCTGATGAGGATTTCATGGATGGCAGTGCCACCAGCCATGCAAATCCCCTTGACAATTGGGAATCATTTGATGATTGTCACGTTACGCCGTTAtctgaaaaattaaataatcaaaagTACCCTTGCAGTTATTTAGGATTTCTGAGGAAGCGGATATAATCACAACTCGCGATTTGTTCAGTGGGCATACCAAGCCATTGGAAACTAAGAAGTCTGAAATTTCtgttttcaaaaaaataggTATAGAAACAACTAAATCAGTTGTATCTGATCCTTATGAgacaataaaattgaatacaCTAAAGGACTGTGAAACGGTGGCTAGAAAGTTGtctgaaaaaattgttaaaagCCCCGCAAAAGGCGCAGTATGGGTCCATTTTATAGACATTTTGTTGCAAAGTTGCCAGTCAAAAATGGAATATAAGGTACTGGATAGTTAATATAGGAATTGATTACTTTGAAAAAAAAAGTGGAGGCTTTAGTGAAAACTAAAGAAGATTTGAAGCGTGATTTGGAATATTCGAAAAAAAAACCAAACGCGGCAAATTTCAGAAGCTACAAGGATGAGCTGGATATGATGTATGGAGATCTTACAGATGTAATAAAAGCATTAATTTAGGAGGATGactattaattatttattttggTATTCTTGTATTTCTATTTGATGGTTTATTGTAGGTGGTAGTTTTAACTTGAGTTGTTTGTTTATCgttttggtaaatttggtGTATGCGAAATGCTATATTTTAGCATTAAGATTCACAAAAATTGATCTAAGTATTCATTTATTCCAATTCGTTAACGTTTATATCAAGCAAATAAATCAGTTGTGTTTGCGATAAATCAATCCAATTAATTGGTAAAAACACATCTTTATAACCAATTTTATGGAGATGTTTGCGtctaattgtataatatggGTCCCATAGAAGCGGATTATCAACACAATTTAACTGTTTATATAGTGTGATTGCAATACCCTTCCATCGCTGATCATAGTTAGTGCCGTGCTGGTGGGTAAGGGGAAGCACAAGGTTAAACTCATAATATGGCAAACCCAATATAGTAGTTTCAGGTTTTTTAGCTGCAAATTTGTCATCTAACAATTTGTCTGTATTGGAgtttatattgtatattagttttttAACGGTGCGTGACAGATCATCAAAATGCCTGTTATCATGGCATGTATGATTGTTGAACGATTTTACGGGGGTGATTATTGAGTAATGTGGAATATAACCATCTAATTTTGctgtaatataaatttgatccAAAAAAAGTCTTGTAAATGCAGATATATTAACGTTGTTAATGGAGGTGAATAAGTTATTTACCATGGTTATGTATTCAGGATTTTCATCCAATCCAAGAGATATTATTGACCATATGACTGTTATTTTATCTTCCAGTGACATTTTCctgtaatttttaaaaattatatgcaGAATTTGTGAATTATCCACATGGTATATGTTAGCTATTATTGCCCTGACGAGTGTATGAGTAGTTATATGTGATGGAGGtaacatattcaaattatcGTTAATTATCCCAATA
Coding sequences within it:
- a CDS encoding Multiple TM. Not a GPI protein (overlaps_old_locusTagID:BBM_II01905;~overlaps_old_locusTagID:BBM_II01906), whose translation is MWHKLLIALASACPINPLFPLAPEYIGPKTRATLACIIDWHIKNNLTEFSALAKSVWGIYTPFNNLDEFIEELNKVQIINDKNEQSSKLDYSSAINTSGLSSVFKPTSIKCLTNKRSYGKIKISYDLTLPSNLDFNKVQNILRGCVFRIPPDMYESIIESQAPDQVYNEISVIMISIVAILSVALSIIHKCTLKKKSNKLNIYMEFESILYMLIPFITIALYKKFLYLVLLAQLLFLFIYFKRNRNDFNWPTDKELYTRQLLSSKGTFEFITIIRVALFISVYISITAVDFITFSPLLFKSKHEGLSLMDTGEGLFILIASIVSPISIHYKSKTKDLNTFRESLKKSLILFGMGIFRLIVTKSIDYRTPITEYGAMGNFFIVMGTVSFIAESIVHFSSHKISFGIALCYSILYDIVIFKYELGKLLSNNPRNTFLLMNLECLLNIAGLLPLYLFGHTLGYYLIAIDEKQKTQTNIMGKANQNQPEKSRFMRLFSRMPTISSESKSNDDDPNLGYAKIKTLLGIAVGTMLLYIILGSVGFETWRCMANLMYNLFLLSTVCITLLLSLIFTIYFEPYDTTETMRMLNKNPLHTFIYANVITGLINITIQAKLMPMYINAVILFAYSLSFIAFAYVFNGWKDGNLKLTIPEFTYDTIGYQHVELSQLNLSNTLPHQANVDYQTTSSHDGRMNSLREKLDILRTKVGRMSNTDTV
- a CDS encoding conserved Plasmodium protein, unknown function (overlaps_old_locusTagID:BBM_II01910) → MPHYDSDEDFMDGSATSHANPLDNWESFDDCHVTPLSEKLNNQKISEEADIITTRDLFSGHTKPLETKKSEISVFKKIVVSDPYETIKLNTLKDCETVARKLSEKIVKSPAKGAVWVHFIDILLQSCQSKMEYKELITLKKKVEALVKTKEDLKRDLEYSKKKPNAANFRSYKDELDMMYGDLTDEDDY